The window GAAATCATATCCGTTTTTGTTACGGTATCCTATACAAAGATTACCTCCCCAAACATATCCTTCCAATGTACTCTCTCCCTTCTGATAAGAGATTTTATACCAATTGGCCGCTCTTTCTCCCAACTTCAGCACAGTTTCTTCTTTTTTAAGAATCACCACCTGCTGATTGGTCTGTAATGAATCTATAATCTGAGTATTAACACCCGGATCCAATCTCACGCGGGTCCAGTCTGTAAAGATTTTCTGCGTTTTATTTTCTTCAAAACCAAAGACTCCATCTGCATATACTTCACTTTCCTGTGCTGTAAAGAACTGCAGCATCAGTAGAAATAAAGCTGTCCATAAAGTTTTCATATTTGTATTTTGTTTTTTGGTGTTATTTTTCAAGAAGTAAGCTTACCCATTCTTCACGTTGTAGCTGCTTTTTCAGCTCAAGTCCGCTTTCTTTACATACTTCCAGAATATCATCTACGTCAAAGAAACATAGTCCTGAAAGTAATAGTTTCCCACCGTCATTCAATACTGAAACATAAGTCGGGATATCTGAAATCAGGATATTTCTATTGATATTGGCTAAAATAACATCAAAATTCTCTTTTCCTAAGTTTTCAGCAGTTCCCTGTTCAATATCCAGTTCTACATTGTTTCTTACTGCATTTTCTTTTGAATTTTCTACCGACCATTCATCAATATCGATAGCTTTTGTATCTCCTGCTCCCTGCTGTTTTGCATAGATTGCCAATACAGAGGTTCCACATCCCATATCCAGTACTTTTTTACCATTGAAGTCAATATCCATCATTTGCTGGATCATCAGGTGGGTGGTAGGGTGATGCCCTGTTCCAAAAGACATTTTAGGCTGAATAATAATTTCATGCATTCCCGGTACTGATTCGTGGAATTCTGCTCTGATCAATACTTTGTCATCAATATTGATTGGAGAGAAATTCTTTTCCCATTCTTCATTCCAGTTGATATTAGGCATTTCTTCGAAAGTGTATTCGATTTTTACGTTTTCGTTTTCAAAGATCGGAAGTGCTTTCAGCTGATCTTCCTGAAACAATTCTGTCTGGATATATCCTAAAATTCCGTCAATTTCTTCTGTAAAGCTGTCAAAACCTATTTCTATAAGTTCTGCCATTAAAATCTCATTCCAAGGTTGCAATGGAGAAATTTTGAAATTGAATTCTAAATAATTTTGCATGTGACTAATTTGCTGCAAAAATACTAATGTTATTATTGTTAAAAAAATAGTGGAGGAATTTTTGGCTGAAACCGGGGAGTTTTTTCTGGTTTTTCCCACAGATTACTCAGATGACACAGATCTTTTGAAATGTGAAAATTTCTAAGTTTTGGCTGAAGCCCCAAAAGTTAGCCAAAGAGAAAGCGGGCTAAAGCCCGCTCCTATTGAGTTTCATTATTCAAGGCAGGTTAAGATCCATTTTTTGACAGCTTTAAACCTTGAACTTTAAATTTTAAATTTTAAATCTCTTATGGATTTGTAGAGAAAATAGAACCATTTGCAATTAATGCTCTTCTGTTCATTTTCAGGATATCTCTTACCCATTCTGCAAAGTCTTCCGGCTGTAATACTTTATCAGGATTTCCGTCTGTAAGTCCTCCCTGGATACTCATATCTGAAGCAATGGTACTTGGAGTCAGGGTGATCACACGGATATTCTGTTTTCTCCATTCTGCCATCATTGACTGTGATAAAGAGACTACTGCGGCTTTTGAAGCGGCGTATGCGGACATATTCGGACCTCCTTTCAGACCTGCTGTAGAAGCTACGTTTACGATATCACCTTCTCCTTTAGCTTTCATAAATGGATGAGCTGCTTTGGCTGCGTAATACACTCCGAACAGGTTGGTCTTAATAACCTGCTCCCATGTTTCAGAAGGCATTTCTTCAATACTTCCGAAATCTCCGATCCCTGCATTGTTGATCAGAATATCAATACCTCCCAATTGTTCTGCTAAAGATTCTATTCCAGCTTTTACCTGAATTTCATTGTCTACAGAAAAAACTGCATATGCTGAGTTGACTCCCAGTTTCTTGATCTCTTCAACTGTCATTTTAAGATTTTCCTCGTTTCTTCCTGTAATGGCAACGTTTACTCCTTCATTGGCTAATACTAACGCTACAGCTTTCCCTAATCCTCTTCCACCACCTGTTACAATGGCATTTTTCCCGTTTATATTCATAGTAATAATACTTTTCTTTATACAAAGTTACGAAAGTACATTTTTATGAAGCGGTGAAAACATGGATTTAATTTATATTTTATTAAACCTCATCAAAAATTAAAACCGGCTCATAAGAACCGGTTTCAAAATCTAAAAAAAGGTATAGTAAAAAAATAAAATGCTTAAGGAATCTGAATTGAATTCTGAACTTCAAATTCTTCTGAAGCAGTGAATTCATTTCCGTACATGTCAACAGCTTTTACCTCAACTTTATGCTTTCCTAATGGTAATTTTTTAGGAAAATCTGCTTCCCAGATGTGCTTTGACATTTCAGGATTGGAAGGTCTCCTTCCCGGAAAAATTTTCTCTGTAGAATCCCATTTGAAAACAGAAAGAGCAAAATTCGGATCTATGGTTTCATCATACTCCATTTCTTCCCATTTTCCACCATCTATTCTGTATTCTACTTTATCTTTTTTGCTTCCCATAAAGAAGTTGGCTAATACTTTGGCAGAAGTTCTTGATGCAGGAATCACTTTCGGAACATATAGTTTGATCTGATAATCATCCGGTTTTCCCGCTGTTTTGTATTTAACTTTATACTGGTTGTCTGCAAAGCTGATGAATGAATATCCTTTTGCCGTTCCGTCTCTCATCGTTGAGGTAGGAAGTCCGGCATCATCCTGTGTTCCTGAATACCAGTCGCCACAAGTGGTCCCTACGTTATATTCGTGTAGTTCTTTGATACCGTTCCAGCCTGCTTTTTTACCATAGAAAATCTGCTGCTGGATATGCGTATGTGCTGATAAAAGCAATACATTCTGGAAAGGATTTAAGAAATCAAATAATTTCTGACGATCCGCATTTCTGAAGCTGTCTTCGTTGTTGTGTTCTAAAGGAATATGGAAAGATATCACGATCAGTTTATTTTTATCAACCAATTTCAGGTCATTTTCGATAAACTGAAGCTGGTCTTCACGGAAACCACCCCAATAGCCTTTACCATCTCTGGGATCGGGGTAAAGTATATCATCCAGAATGATAAAGTGTACATTACTATAGTTGAAAGAATAATTGGCAGGACCAAAATTAGACTCAAATGTTTCATCTGAAAGACGGTCTTCCTTCGCATCGTAGTTCATATCATGATTCCCCATTACATTATACCAAGGCAGCCCCACTTCTCTCATTACATCAGCGTAAGGCTTTTGAAGGCTTAGATTATCTCCTACCAGATCTCCTAAACTGATTCCCAATACTGCATTCTTTTTGGTGTTCTTCACTTCATTTACAATTCCTCTTTTGAAATAATCCAGTTCTTTTTCTGTGTAAGGCTGTGGGTCTCCAAAAACAAGGATATCAAAGTTTTTGGTTTCGTTTTGCTTATAAAGCGGAAAGTTCAACTCTTTAGGAAGATCTCCTGTAGCAGCAACTCCTTTGTATTTGAAATCAGCCGGAAATCCTTTTGGTTTATGATGATAATAGAACTGTGGAAGATTGTTCGCATTTAAAGCGGTCTGGTATCCTGAAGGTTTGATGACAAAAATAGTCTGATCTTCCTGAACCGGAAGACTGTACCGCCCGTTTTTATCAGTAAGAACTACCTGAACTCCATTGGAAACAGCTACACCTTCAACTCCTTTTTCGCGGTTTTCTTTCTTTTGATTTTTATTGCTGTCTTCGTATACATATCCTGAAACAGAAGTTTGCGAGAATGTCATTGCTGAAACCAGGATGCAAGGCACTAAAAATTTTATATTGATACTCATTATCTTTTAATCTTTAAATTATTTTCAATTTTTAAATTCAGTTTATTATTTATTCCACCACATTTTCACATTGATGTTATCTCCTCCCATGGATTGTACCGCTGCATTATAATTATCTGTATTCATCACTTTTGTAGTGGTAGGATACATGAATCTTACAGGCATCTGTCCTCCGTTCTGAAGTCCTCCGTTATTGGGTAATGCAGGCAGTTTTGTACGTCTGTACTCATACCATTGCTGATGGTCTACAAAAAACAGGGAAATGTATTTTTGAAGCATCAGTTTCTGAAGAGAACCATCATAGGCTACATTATTATTACTGAAATAATTGGCAGGAACTGTTGCTCCCCATTGCTCAATAATTGACTTTACTCCCGTTTCGTAATAGGTCTGCTGATTTCCGGTAATAATTCCTTTGTTCACGAGTTCTGCCAGAATAAACTGCACCTCAGAATAGGTCATGATTAAGATTTTCAGCGGTGCTTTTGCCAGGTTTTGGTTAAGGTTAGAAGGCTGATAGTTGAAAGCTGTTCCCAAAGCATATCCTGATGGGGCTCCTTTATAGCCAAGATCTTCTCCAGTGGTTGCTTTCGCTTTGGTAAAAAACATACTCAGCCTTGGATCATTATTATCTTTCATAGCATTTACAAAGAATTCTCCTGCTGATCTGTATGCTGTAAAATCCTGAGGGCGGGCAATTGGCGGCAAGTATGGAGATACTCCTGAAAGTGGCAGCACTGCACTGTCTGTATTATTCTGGAAAACAGGGTATTGTGCAGGGTTATTAACGATTTCCTGAATTCTTTCATGTACGTTCACTTCACCGTTTCTGCTCAAAATCCTCGTTAACAATCTTAATGAAAGAGAGTTACAGAATTTTTTCCATCCCAAGATCCCTGTCTGGCTATTGGTATTGGCATTGTAAAATAAATCTGTTTCAGCTAATGCCTGGTTTGGGTTGAATAGTGAATTGGCTGTTTTCAGATCATTTAAAAGCTGGATATAGATATCTTTCTGTTTATCATATTTTGGTCTCAAAATATTCTCTTCAATTTTCACAGCTTCAGATAAAGGCACATCTCCGAAAGCATCGGTAAGATTGGAAGCGATCCATGCATTCAGGACCATTGATATTGCCAGATAGTTATTATTCTGTTCTTTCGTGGCATATTTTCTAAGGTCGCTTACCTGCTTAAGCCATTTATAAGAGGTATTCCAGTAACCGTTACCACTTTTTTCGTCCATATAGTATCTGCTGTACGTATTTCCTTCATTTGGAAAGTCTAAAGCGATCTGCATGATATCAAAGGTAAAATCATCTGCTCTGTTATATCCGTAACTTCCCATTTCATACTGGATGGGTGCAAGAAGACTTCCTACTGAAGGATCTTTTATTTTGCTGGTATCTGTATTGATTTCTTCAAAGGTTCTGTCGCAGGACTGAAGCATAAAAACAGAAGCAGCCAATGTCAGATTTATGATTATTTTTTTCATTTTTTTAGATTTTAGAATTTAAGATTTAACTGAAAACCAACTGTTCTTGCCGTTGGAAGCTGTCCCATTTCAACCCCTGGAGTAATGGTTGCATTATCCAGCGTAGCTACTTCAGGATCAAACAGAGGGAACTTCGTCCACATCCACAGGTTCTTTCCGAAAATGGCAATGGTAAGATCATCCAGACCTAAAGATTTTATGGTCTCTTTCGGGAATGAATAGGCAATTCTTGCATCTCTCAGCTTAATAAAATCTGTACTGAAGCTGTTGGTTTCCACATTGGCTCTTCTATAGTAATCTCCATAATAGGAAGATACCAGTACTCCTTTTGTATTTGTACTGAAAGATCCGTCAGGATTCTGGACAACTCCATCTCCTACAATCATTCCGCCAGGATTATCTCTTCCCGGAAGGGTAGATTTCAGTTTCCCTTGTTCAGACATTTTATGATGTGACTGTGAGTAAGCAATACCTCCGTACTGACCATCAAATGAGAAGCTTATTGTAAAGTTTTTAATCTTGAAATCATTCTGAAGGCCTGCTCTCCATTTCGGGAATGCATTTCCTACTTTTTCAATATCTGCAGGTCTTCCCGGAAGTCCGTTATCTCCGTAAATTACTTTTCCGTCCGGAGTTCTTAATAATTTAAATCCATACATATCTCCAAGAGAACCTCCCACTTCCATTTTATAGAAGACCACATCACCTACGTTGGAAACGATTCCGTCAAATCCTTCAGGTAAAGTCATCACTCTGTTTTCGTTGGTAGACCAGTTTCCACCTACTTTCCATGAGAAGTTTTGACCTTTTACAGCTAAGATATCTGCTGAAAGTTCAAGACCTCTGTTACGGATTTTTCCTGCATTGATCACTCTTTTGGAATATCCGCTTTCGGAAGGTAATGAAACAGGAATAATCTGGTTTTCACTGACGTTCTGATATGCGGTAAGATTCACATTCAACCTATTTTTGAAAAGGCTGAAATCCATACCTGCTTCAATATTGGTGTTTTTCTCAGGTTTAAGAGAAGGATTATTAAAAGTTGTAGGTGCCACCACACTTCCGGTAATATTGCTTGCCGAATAATAGTTATCCAGAAGATAAGGATCACTGTCTATTCCTACTTTTGCCCATGAACCTCTCAGTTTCCATAAGTTCAGGTTGTTACTTTTTAGCTTAAAAATATCTGATAAAATGAAGCTGGTACTTACTGAAGGATAAAAGAATGATCTGTTCTGTTTTGGAAGTGTAGAACTCCAGTCGTTTCTTCCGGTAACATCTACAAATACTTTATTGTCATATCCCAACGTAAGTAATCCGTAAACACTGTCTACATGTTTATCTCTTGGTGCAGGATATTTGACCGGAATAGAAAGAGCGTTGGTAAGGCTGTATTCGCCTGCTGTTTTCAATCCGATGGCCTGATAATCAGTCATCAGATATTCATTATAGCGGATACTTCCTCCTGCTGATGCTGAAATACTGAATTTATTCCAATCTGCTTTGTAAGAGAATAAAAGGTCATTGTTATATTCCTGATTTTTGATAAACTGTTCTCTGTAGAATCCCTTCAGATAGTTTGCAGAACTCCATGGCCTTTTGGTAGTTCTTTTTTCATTCAGAATTTCAATACCTGATCTCAGCATCAAACTGAAATTTTTATTAAACTGATAATCTGCCGTAATGTTTCCTGTAATAGTCTTTTTTCTGACCCCATTCAGCATTTCGTAAGCGATCATATAAGGGTTATCAATAAAGGAGCTGAAAGGATGGATCTGATCAACCTGTTCCTGACCCGGCTTCCAGATCGGCTTATACCATTCAAGATCCACATTAGGATTCTGGAAGATCATGAAATAGGAGATCGACTGGTTGTTGTATCCCGTTGCAGGGAGATTATCACTGGAAGTAGTGTTGTAGGCAAATTTTGTAGAGATTTTTAATTTTTTGGTAAGCTGATGGGCAAAAGATAGGGCAAAATTGAATCTGTCAAAGCCGGTATTCGGCATCATCCACTCATTATTAAGGTACGTAAGTGAAGATCTGAAACTTGTTTTGTCGTTTGAGCTTTCTACTGAAATACTGTTTGAATAGGTAGAACCTGTTTGCCAGAAGCCTTTAATGTTATTTTCATAAGGTCTCCACAATTGTCTTTCTTTGCTCTGTCCCAATACATTAGGATCATATTGAAAATAATACTGTCCGGCGAATTTTGGCCCGAAAGCACTACTTGTACCGCCCGTACTTGGTCCATCTGCGGAAAGGCCGTAAGAATAGTAAAAATTGCCTGCCGTATTGGTTGCCAGAGTTCCCTGTCCGTATTCATACTGCCAGTCCGGCCATTTCAATACGGAATCAAAGCTTGAGGAAGAATTAAAAGTCACTCTCAGTTTTCCGTTCTTTGTTTTACCGGATTTTGTAGTGATCATTAATGCTCCGTTAGCAGCACGGGATCCATATAATGCAGCTGCAGAGGCTCCTTTCAATACAGTTACAGATTCAATGTCATCCGGGTTGATGCTGTTCAGTCCGTTTCCAAGATCAATCGGAACATCTCCTCCGGAGCCCGCTCCATAAGCTGCCGTACCGGAACCTGTAGTAGAATTTCCCAATGGAACGCCATCCACTACAATAAGAGCATAATTATGATCCATCATAATGGATTTCTCTCCTCTCAAAGTAATTCTGGAAGTTCCAAGCGGCCCTGCTCCGGCAGTCTGAATTTTAAGACCTGCCACTTTCCCTTCCATTGACTGCGCCCAGTTGTTATTCTGGGTTTCTTCAAATGTTTTGGCTTCTACTTTTTCGGCAACATACCCCAAAGCCCTGTCATGTCTCTTGATCCCTAAAGCAGTTACTACTACTTCATCAAGCCCTTTAATCGTGTCTTTTGTAACTTTCTGCTGAGCCGCCAGATTAACGCTAACCAATCCTAACAGTGACAAAACCAACAGTTTTTGTGTCTCTTTACGCATTTCCTTTTTGTTTGCGCAAAATTAAAGCGACATTATAAGGATGATCTTAACACAGTTTTAACGTTTCTTAAAAATTTATTAAACGATATATTAATCTACCCTTAACAACATTGAATAAATATTTAATTATCAGACATTTAATCAATTAAGTCTATTTAATACCATTCTACAATTGTATTTACGTATCTTTATTGTCTTTCCTTGAGATAATACCACACGAAATACACAACAAATTAATTTACATACATATAAATCATACTTTTTTTATATCTCAGAAAATTAAGGAGTAAGTTCATAAAAAAAGAACAGTCTGCCTCCTTTAAGGGACAGACTGTGTAAATTATTAATTATTATTGAGGTGGTTGGGAAATACCTTAAACCACCCCGGCAAAAATTCAAAGAACTTTTGCTACCCCTCCGGAGGAGGGGAATATTTCGTCCTTCGGTTGTACTATTCGTGAAGGATATTCAATCATTATTTATTCTTTAACTGATCCGGAATATTGGTTGTAACAAACCCAATTCCTTGCTTTTTCAATTCATCATATACGGCAACATCATTTACAGTCCATGAATTGGTAATTAATCCTAATGTTTTTGCTTCAGCAATCCAGGTAGGATTTTTCTGGAAAACACTGTAATGATAATCCATACCATCCAATCCTTCTTTTTTGATCTGCTCAGGAGAAAGTTCTCCGTTCAGGTATTGAACTTTAAAGGAAGGTTGCTGTTTTTTGATCTCTTTACAGATATTAAGACTGAAAGAAATAAACTCACTCTGAGATTCCAGCTTCATATCCTTAATCATTTTGATCGTTTTCTGCGTGATCTCATTTTCAATTTCCGGAGTTTTGGCTGGTTTGATTTCAACGATCAGCTTCAGAGCTTTATCTTTTTTTCCCTGTTTCAAATAATCTTTTAATGTGGGAAACTTTTCTCCGTTGGATAATTTCAATGCTTCCAACTCTTTAAATGTAGCTTCTGAAATTTCCATTTTACCATGGTGTTCATCGTGATTGATTACCAATACACCGTCTTTTGTCATTCTTACATCAAATTCAGACCCATATATTTTTAATTTCTGGGCATTTTCCAAGGACTGTAACGAGTTCTCCGTTGTAGGAGGCTGAGCCTGGAAATATCCTCTATGGGCAATGATCTGGGTTTGTGCTTTCATCATAACTGTACTTAAAACTGCTAACCCTAAGATAAAATTTTTCATAATATAATTTAGATTATTAAAAACAAAGTCCTAAACTTCTGATAAAGGTAGTTATTAAAATATGGAAACCACAAAGGCATAAAAGATTTTCTGGCTAAAATTAAGGTTCAATGCTCCTTAACCTGCCGTTTCAATTTCTTTTATGTCTTCTGTGGTTTTAAAAACAGATATTAGAAGGAATACTTCGCTCCGATCTGGATCTGGTATGGATTTCCTGACATAGGAACCAAACCTCCTCCACTTACGTTTTTGGTGTACTCATACTGCATGGTATCCTTATTAAATTTGGTTACTTTATACAAGGATGTATTTCCATATGAGTTATTTACACCCCATTCTTTATTAAGCAGATTCGCCACGTTGAAGATATCTACAGAAAGTTCAAAGGCTCCTACTTTATCAAATTTAATTTTTTTCGCTACACGAACATCCCAAACCCCATAGAATCCATTTTTACCTCCGTTACGTTCTGCAATTTTTCCATTGTATTCGTTGATGTAATCTTTCAGAGCTTGTCCCACTTGCGGATCATCCAAAATCGATTTGGTAAGGTTCGGGAAGATAAAAGCAAGGTCATTGGAATCTACGAAGTCACCATTGATATTCCCTCCTGTTGTTGCTGAGAAACGCGTTCCTCCGATTCCTGAATATCTGATTCCTAAGGTAAATCCGGCAATTGTAGGAGAGTTACCATAGATAACTACTTTATTACGGAACTGGTTGTCAGAATAAGTCATTCTTAAATCTCTCGGATCACTCTGAATCATGGTGGATAATGTGGCAGAGTTGGCTACGTTTCCGTTGTAAGAGGTATTGTCTTTAATGTCAGACCACGTATAACTTGCTGTGATTTCCCCATCTTTCCAGTAACGGTAGCTTGTATCAATCACGAATGAGAACTGGTTTACTTTACCATCACTTACCAACTCCAGTACTCTTCCGAAATT of the Chryseobacterium viscerum genome contains:
- the prmA gene encoding 50S ribosomal protein L11 methyltransferase produces the protein MQNYLEFNFKISPLQPWNEILMAELIEIGFDSFTEEIDGILGYIQTELFQEDQLKALPIFENENVKIEYTFEEMPNINWNEEWEKNFSPINIDDKVLIRAEFHESVPGMHEIIIQPKMSFGTGHHPTTHLMIQQMMDIDFNGKKVLDMGCGTSVLAIYAKQQGAGDTKAIDIDEWSVENSKENAVRNNVELDIEQGTAENLGKENFDVILANINRNILISDIPTYVSVLNDGGKLLLSGLCFFDVDDILEVCKESGLELKKQLQREEWVSLLLEK
- a CDS encoding 3-ketoacyl-ACP reductase; this encodes MNINGKNAIVTGGGRGLGKAVALVLANEGVNVAITGRNEENLKMTVEEIKKLGVNSAYAVFSVDNEIQVKAGIESLAEQLGGIDILINNAGIGDFGSIEEMPSETWEQVIKTNLFGVYYAAKAAHPFMKAKGEGDIVNVASTAGLKGGPNMSAYAASKAAVVSLSQSMMAEWRKQNIRVITLTPSTIASDMSIQGGLTDGNPDKVLQPEDFAEWVRDILKMNRRALIANGSIFSTNP
- a CDS encoding calcineurin-like phosphoesterase C-terminal domain-containing protein, whose product is MSINIKFLVPCILVSAMTFSQTSVSGYVYEDSNKNQKKENREKGVEGVAVSNGVQVVLTDKNGRYSLPVQEDQTIFVIKPSGYQTALNANNLPQFYYHHKPKGFPADFKYKGVAATGDLPKELNFPLYKQNETKNFDILVFGDPQPYTEKELDYFKRGIVNEVKNTKKNAVLGISLGDLVGDNLSLQKPYADVMREVGLPWYNVMGNHDMNYDAKEDRLSDETFESNFGPANYSFNYSNVHFIILDDILYPDPRDGKGYWGGFREDQLQFIENDLKLVDKNKLIVISFHIPLEHNNEDSFRNADRQKLFDFLNPFQNVLLLSAHTHIQQQIFYGKKAGWNGIKELHEYNVGTTCGDWYSGTQDDAGLPTSTMRDGTAKGYSFISFADNQYKVKYKTAGKPDDYQIKLYVPKVIPASRTSAKVLANFFMGSKKDKVEYRIDGGKWEEMEYDETIDPNFALSVFKWDSTEKIFPGRRPSNPEMSKHIWEADFPKKLPLGKHKVEVKAVDMYGNEFTASEEFEVQNSIQIP
- a CDS encoding SusD/RagB family nutrient-binding outer membrane lipoprotein, translating into MKKIIINLTLAASVFMLQSCDRTFEEINTDTSKIKDPSVGSLLAPIQYEMGSYGYNRADDFTFDIMQIALDFPNEGNTYSRYYMDEKSGNGYWNTSYKWLKQVSDLRKYATKEQNNNYLAISMVLNAWIASNLTDAFGDVPLSEAVKIEENILRPKYDKQKDIYIQLLNDLKTANSLFNPNQALAETDLFYNANTNSQTGILGWKKFCNSLSLRLLTRILSRNGEVNVHERIQEIVNNPAQYPVFQNNTDSAVLPLSGVSPYLPPIARPQDFTAYRSAGEFFVNAMKDNNDPRLSMFFTKAKATTGEDLGYKGAPSGYALGTAFNYQPSNLNQNLAKAPLKILIMTYSEVQFILAELVNKGIITGNQQTYYETGVKSIIEQWGATVPANYFSNNNVAYDGSLQKLMLQKYISLFFVDHQQWYEYRRTKLPALPNNGGLQNGGQMPVRFMYPTTTKVMNTDNYNAAVQSMGGDNINVKMWWNK
- a CDS encoding SusC/RagA family TonB-linked outer membrane protein, translating into MRKETQKLLVLSLLGLVSVNLAAQQKVTKDTIKGLDEVVVTALGIKRHDRALGYVAEKVEAKTFEETQNNNWAQSMEGKVAGLKIQTAGAGPLGTSRITLRGEKSIMMDHNYALIVVDGVPLGNSTTGSGTAAYGAGSGGDVPIDLGNGLNSINPDDIESVTVLKGASAAALYGSRAANGALMITTKSGKTKNGKLRVTFNSSSSFDSVLKWPDWQYEYGQGTLATNTAGNFYYSYGLSADGPSTGGTSSAFGPKFAGQYYFQYDPNVLGQSKERQLWRPYENNIKGFWQTGSTYSNSISVESSNDKTSFRSSLTYLNNEWMMPNTGFDRFNFALSFAHQLTKKLKISTKFAYNTTSSDNLPATGYNNQSISYFMIFQNPNVDLEWYKPIWKPGQEQVDQIHPFSSFIDNPYMIAYEMLNGVRKKTITGNITADYQFNKNFSLMLRSGIEILNEKRTTKRPWSSANYLKGFYREQFIKNQEYNNDLLFSYKADWNKFSISASAGGSIRYNEYLMTDYQAIGLKTAGEYSLTNALSIPVKYPAPRDKHVDSVYGLLTLGYDNKVFVDVTGRNDWSSTLPKQNRSFFYPSVSTSFILSDIFKLKSNNLNLWKLRGSWAKVGIDSDPYLLDNYYSASNITGSVVAPTTFNNPSLKPEKNTNIEAGMDFSLFKNRLNVNLTAYQNVSENQIIPVSLPSESGYSKRVINAGKIRNRGLELSADILAVKGQNFSWKVGGNWSTNENRVMTLPEGFDGIVSNVGDVVFYKMEVGGSLGDMYGFKLLRTPDGKVIYGDNGLPGRPADIEKVGNAFPKWRAGLQNDFKIKNFTISFSFDGQYGGIAYSQSHHKMSEQGKLKSTLPGRDNPGGMIVGDGVVQNPDGSFSTNTKGVLVSSYYGDYYRRANVETNSFSTDFIKLRDARIAYSFPKETIKSLGLDDLTIAIFGKNLWMWTKFPLFDPEVATLDNATITPGVEMGQLPTARTVGFQLNLKF
- a CDS encoding glycerophosphodiester phosphodiesterase family protein, giving the protein MKNFILGLAVLSTVMMKAQTQIIAHRGYFQAQPPTTENSLQSLENAQKLKIYGSEFDVRMTKDGVLVINHDEHHGKMEISEATFKELEALKLSNGEKFPTLKDYLKQGKKDKALKLIVEIKPAKTPEIENEITQKTIKMIKDMKLESQSEFISFSLNICKEIKKQQPSFKVQYLNGELSPEQIKKEGLDGMDYHYSVFQKNPTWIAEAKTLGLITNSWTVNDVAVYDELKKQGIGFVTTNIPDQLKNK